The segment ACTGCTCAACCGAACGTTTCCTTCTGCCTTTTCAGGATTACCATCTCGCTGTCTTATCTGAAGAACTGAAGAAAGTACATTATCATATTTAGCTGCGAAACTGCTGGTAGAAAGCGAAACATCTTCGATAAAAGATACATTTAAAATTCCCTGTGGTCCGCCGCTACTTCCTTGTGTAGAGAAGTGATTGATCTGCGGAACTTCCACTCCATCCAGATAATATACATTCTCACTTGGTGCGCCACCACGGATGATAAGATCATTTCGGGCAGCATTTCCGCCGGTACCCCCAACACCCGGAAGAGCTTGAATCACTTTTGAAATATCATAATTGCCTCCTGCATTATTTCTGATCTCTTCTGCCGATAAACTTTGAATTGACAAAGGTGATTCCAATTGCTTACCAAATGTGGTTGCAGTAATATTTACTTCTTTCAGTTCTTGTGAGGAAGGTTCAAGCAGTATATTCAATTCATTTGAATTTCCTGTTGTGACTACAATGTTATATAGCGTCTGACTAACATAACCAAGTAAGCCAATTCTTATATTATATGATCCCGGGGGGATGTTTTCAATCTTAAAACGACCGTCAACATCGGTAACAGCGCCAATTTGTGTTCCCTCTATCTGCAAGGTGACACTGAATAATAGCTCTTGTGTATTCCTGTCTTTCACTGTTCCAAAAATCTCACCTGTACTTTGAGCATGTACTATATTTGATAACACAAAGAATGTGACTAAAAGAAATCGATTGATCATATTGGATGGCATAGAAACCTGAACAAATGTAGAAGAAAAAAGTTTGGACAATATTCCCACAATTCATGGGAAATTAACAAGAAAAGTTAACCTTTGCACTTTATGAAGTTCACGCTGATCGCTATTATTTCCATCTTTCTTATCTCCTGTTCTCAGGAGAATAAATCTTGTGGCGATTTTGACTTGAACCAAACATATGAACAGATCAAACTTCCCGTCGCGCTCAAAGAAATTTCGGGAATCACATTTTTAAGCAAGAATAAGATTGCCTGTGTTCAGGATGAAAAAGGAATTGTTTTTATTTACGATATACATAAGGATAAACTAAAACAATCTATCGATTTCGCCGGTGATAAGGACTATGAAGCAATTGCCAATGTAAATGATACAATATATGTTCTGAGAAGTAATGGGGATATTTATGAAATCGATAATCTTGAATCAAGCGAAGTCTCTTCGATTACACATCATACTTTTTTATCAAAAGTAAATAACTCTGAAGGGATGTGTTTCGATTCTAAACATTATCGTCTGCTGATTGCCTGCAAAGGCAAACCCGAAAAAGGAAGTGCAAAGAAATACCAGAAAGTTGTTTATTCATTTGACCTTTCAACAAAAACTATGTCAGAAGAACCTGTACTTGTAATAGATCCAACTTCTATTATAGAAATGGCTGACCAGTCAGCTTCAAATTCGTTTTTTGGGGAATCAAAGAATGTTGATCAATTTGATCCGGCTGAAATTGCCATCGATCCAAAAACAGGAAACTATTTTGTTCTTTCTGCTGTAGGGAAAAGACTTGCCGTTTTTTCGGAAAATGGTATGCTACTGTGCTCAGTAAATCTGAATCCTGACATTTACAAACAACCGGAAGGACTTGCTTTCAACTCAGAAGGCGATTTGGTGATCTCTGATGAAGGAAAAAATTCCAAAGGGAATTTGGTGGTACTGAAAAGGATTTCTAATCAATAACGAATAACGGATCACCACTGTCCTATATAAATATTTTCATATGAAAGTAATTTCCCGCATTCAAGCCGTTACTTTCAATTTTTCTTTTTTTGTTTGGCCAAAAAAAGAAACAAAAAAAGGCCACCACGCGCACCAAATCATTTGAAATCTTCGATTATTGGTTACATCCCTGATTCAACTTTTCAAATGATTTCGCGCAGCGCGTGGACTCCACGCACAAGAACTGCTTTATCTCTGATTCAAAAAGATGTATGTCAACAAAATGAGGGGGCTTGCTAGAAATTTATTTTGCGAACAGTTGGTAATAACGAATAGTGAATAAATGAAAAATGGAGGGTTTGGATGTGGCATACATATGGTAAATAGTATACGAATTCGAATCTCTAAATACGAACAAAAAAATTGAAACACATGAATAAATCAATCCACAAAAATCTGATTCTCGACCTTGGTGGAGTGATACTGGATATAAATTATCAGAATACGATTGATGCATTTAAAGCTATTGGGATTGAGCAGGCAGAGACTTTGTATTCACAGCAAAGCCAGAATCCACTTTTTGACTTGCTGGAAAAAGGAATGATAAGTGAAGGCGATTTTTTTTCTGAGCTTCGGAAGTTAAGTAAGACAGACCATAGTGACGATGTACTCCGCAAATGCTGGAATGCAATTCTTGTCGGACTGCCGGAGGAAAATCTGAAAACACTTTATGAACTCAAGAAGAACTACAGACTTTTTCTTTTAAGTAATACCAATTCAATCCACGAAAGTGAATACCGGAAGATGATCATCATGCAATACGGGTCATTTGTGTTCGATGATATTTTTGAAAAAATGTATCTCTCACATCATATTCATCTTCGCAAACCTTCAAAAGAGATCTTCGAATTTGTTCTCAACGACAGCCATCTGAATAGAGAAGAGTCTTTCTTTATTGATGATTCCAAACAACATGTTGAAGGGGCGAGAAATGCAGGTATTGAATCGATATTAATGCCGGGGGGGAAATTATTGAAAGATGTAGTTTAAAATTTTTAACACAGAGAAAAAGGAGAAAAAAAATTGAGGGAATAGAGATTGCTCTGTGTTCTCCCTTTTTTCTCCTCTTTCTCTGTGTTTAAAAAATCTAACTCAAAATCTCCTGACACAACTCCACCAATACACCATTTGTAGATTTAGGATGCAGGAAGCAGATCAATTTATTATCTGCGCCCTTTTTGGGAACATCCGACAATAATTCAAAGCCTAAATTTTTAAGTCGTTCCATTTCCTTTACTATGTCATCGGTTTCAAAGGCAATGTGATGAATACCTTGTCCTTTTTTCTCAATAAACTTTGCAATCGGACCGGAATCTGAAGTCGATTCCAGTAATTCAATTTTTGTTTCTCCTGTTTTAAAAAAAGATGTTGCAACATTTTCGCTTTCAACACTTTCAACTTTGTAATTTGAAATCCCTAACAAGGCCTCGAAAAGTGTGTTTGCACCTTTCATATCTTTGACGGCAATGCCAATATGTTCAACTCTTAAGATCATCTTGAAATTTTAGATATGTTCTGTTCTGGCATTTGGAATATTTATAGTGAAAGTCGTACCTTTGCCAACTTCACTTTCAAAACTAATATTTCCCTTCATTTTTTCCAAAGCATTCTTTACAATAAACAATCCTAATCCGGAACCTGTCGAATCAGGATGTCCGCGATAAAACATTTCAAATACTCTGTCACGAATTCCTTCCGGAATGCCATGACCATTATCGATTATCTGTAACTGGATTCCATTATCATGCTTCTCCACTTTGATCTTTACATGAGGACTATCCTGATTACAGTAATTGATAGCATTATGGATCAGATTTTGAAACACAGACAAAACCAACACTTTATCTGCTTTCAGTTCAAGTAAATGATCAATCTTCACTTCAAAATTAATACTTCCGAAATCAGGAAGATGCCGAAGTGAATGCAGAATATCCTGGACCATCGACATAATATTGATCTGTGAAAGTTTGCTCGTCCCTTTTCTTGTCCGCGCAAGTTCAATCAGATCGAGTAACGTCCTGTCAAGTCGTTTTACACTTGTCTCGATCATTGTAAAATACTTTTCGTTCAGCGGATCCGAATTTTCCAGCCGCGCAAGATTCACAATTCCCATTACACTGGCCAACGGACCTTTCAGATCATGTGATGCTTTATAGAAAAAAGTATCCAGCTCCTGATTGGTTTCTACCAGTTCCTTTTCTGTTTTCTTCCGGTCTGTAATATCTGTTTGTACTCCCCAGGTTCTTATCAGGCAACCATTTTCTACAACACCAATATTGTTATTCAACATATACCTGACAGCACCTGACCTGTCGAGTTCTTTAGATTCTGCATTGCTGATCCTGTAATTATTCAGGACAAAACTCTGCATCAGTTCGCGGGTGCGTTCTTCATCGAAATTATTTTCCATGTAATAAAAATCCCGGATGCGACGACCGATCAGGTCAGTGGAGATGTTATGTCCATACATTTTAGACATGAAATCGTTGCATTCAGTAATGATTCCGGTATCCAGTAAAAGATCTATTTGTTCAGACACGGGCAGATTGATCGGTATTGGTTGCCTGTATTCGGCACGCCAGATTCCAACTGCACTTTGATCAATGAACGTTTTATATCCCTCTTCTCTTTTCTTCAGTAGTTCTTCAATCTCTTTCAGACTTGTTATGTCAGTATAAACGATCATGCAACCATTTCTGGAACCATCTTCATCATAATAAGGAGATCCTACCAGTTGAACCCATACTTTTTTCCCATTTTGCTTTTTCATGACAGCTTCTGTCTTGATTGTGCGGCCTGACAAAAGATTTTCGAATTCATTACGAACTTCCTTTGCATTGATGATCGGTTCGAACAGCGCTTCAAAAAGCTGATTCTCCAATTTTTCTTTGGGTATATCTGAGATCCGGGTAAATCTTTCATTCACGAAAGAGATCAGATTAGATTTATCAAGATAAATAAGTCCATCGTTCATATTTTCGACCAGAGAAACATATCGTTGCTCCTGTTTCTTGATCTCTGACTGATATTCACCTTTCCTTTTCAGAATCTCTTCGGAAAGAAATGCGCCTGAGTACAAAGCAACGATTGCAATTGCGAATTCCGGTTTCCATTGACCTGAAAGAATCATCAGCGCCATTAAAAGTGTGGTGATGACGAAAATAAAGAACAAACTTTTGTAATATCGATCAAATACAAGGGAAAAAGTAAAAGTTGAGATCGATAAAGGCAAGAGTATTGTGATCTCAAAGTCCCGAACGTATGCTACATATGCTGCCCAGAAGTGTAAAAGAAAGATTGAGGCAGTAGTGAGATTCATAAAATTTCTTCTGTACCATTCAGAATAGAATGATAAAAAGTAATTTGAAGTCAATATCATTGAAACAGCAAGTCCGGATGTAAGAATATATCCATCATGATATGAAAATTCA is part of the Bacteroidota bacterium genome and harbors:
- a CDS encoding SdiA-regulated domain-containing protein, translated to MKFTLIAIISIFLISCSQENKSCGDFDLNQTYEQIKLPVALKEISGITFLSKNKIACVQDEKGIVFIYDIHKDKLKQSIDFAGDKDYEAIANVNDTIYVLRSNGDIYEIDNLESSEVSSITHHTFLSKVNNSEGMCFDSKHYRLLIACKGKPEKGSAKKYQKVVYSFDLSTKTMSEEPVLVIDPTSIIEMADQSASNSFFGESKNVDQFDPAEIAIDPKTGNYFVLSAVGKRLAVFSENGMLLCSVNLNPDIYKQPEGLAFNSEGDLVISDEGKNSKGNLVVLKRISNQ
- a CDS encoding HAD family phosphatase codes for the protein MNKSIHKNLILDLGGVILDINYQNTIDAFKAIGIEQAETLYSQQSQNPLFDLLEKGMISEGDFFSELRKLSKTDHSDDVLRKCWNAILVGLPEENLKTLYELKKNYRLFLLSNTNSIHESEYRKMIIMQYGSFVFDDIFEKMYLSHHIHLRKPSKEIFEFVLNDSHLNREESFFIDDSKQHVEGARNAGIESILMPGGKLLKDVV
- the mce gene encoding methylmalonyl-CoA epimerase, with product MILRVEHIGIAVKDMKGANTLFEALLGISNYKVESVESENVATSFFKTGETKIELLESTSDSGPIAKFIEKKGQGIHHIAFETDDIVKEMERLKNLGFELLSDVPKKGADNKLICFLHPKSTNGVLVELCQEILS
- a CDS encoding PAS domain S-box protein → MLTNFNDKIRKKEMRNLRLLNVFSSIFVTLLGFIFEFSYHDGYILTSGLAVSMILTSNYFLSFYSEWYRRNFMNLTTASIFLLHFWAAYVAYVRDFEITILLPLSISTFTFSLVFDRYYKSLFFIFVITTLLMALMILSGQWKPEFAIAIVALYSGAFLSEEILKRKGEYQSEIKKQEQRYVSLVENMNDGLIYLDKSNLISFVNERFTRISDIPKEKLENQLFEALFEPIINAKEVRNEFENLLSGRTIKTEAVMKKQNGKKVWVQLVGSPYYDEDGSRNGCMIVYTDITSLKEIEELLKKREEGYKTFIDQSAVGIWRAEYRQPIPINLPVSEQIDLLLDTGIITECNDFMSKMYGHNISTDLIGRRIRDFYYMENNFDEERTRELMQSFVLNNYRISNAESKELDRSGAVRYMLNNNIGVVENGCLIRTWGVQTDITDRKKTEKELVETNQELDTFFYKASHDLKGPLASVMGIVNLARLENSDPLNEKYFTMIETSVKRLDRTLLDLIELARTRKGTSKLSQINIMSMVQDILHSLRHLPDFGSINFEVKIDHLLELKADKVLVLSVFQNLIHNAINYCNQDSPHVKIKVEKHDNGIQLQIIDNGHGIPEGIRDRVFEMFYRGHPDSTGSGLGLFIVKNALEKMKGNISFESEVGKGTTFTINIPNARTEHI